A single genomic interval of Pyruvatibacter sp. HU-CL02332 harbors:
- a CDS encoding MOSC domain-containing protein, producing MTAPASVLGVHISLDHAFSKQAADEIELVAGLGVAGDCHKGAQVRHRSRVAADPTQPNLRQVHLMHAELFDELQPDFDIKAGDLGENITTRGIDLLSLPTGTTLKIGATALVSLTGLRNPCQQIEAFRPGLLKRVAYKNADGHLIRKAGVMGVVVLGGVVRPGDSIDVSLPPVPHAPLERV from the coding sequence ATGACCGCACCAGCCAGCGTCCTTGGCGTCCATATCAGTCTGGACCATGCCTTCAGCAAACAGGCCGCAGACGAGATAGAGCTTGTGGCCGGGCTGGGCGTTGCCGGCGACTGCCACAAGGGCGCGCAGGTCAGGCATCGCTCCCGTGTCGCAGCAGACCCGACCCAGCCTAATCTCAGACAAGTGCATCTCATGCATGCGGAGCTTTTCGATGAGCTTCAGCCTGACTTTGACATCAAGGCCGGCGACCTTGGCGAAAACATCACCACGCGCGGCATCGACCTTCTGTCATTGCCAACCGGCACGACGCTGAAGATCGGCGCAACGGCCCTTGTCAGCCTCACCGGCCTGCGCAACCCCTGCCAGCAGATCGAAGCCTTCCGGCCGGGACTGCTCAAGCGCGTTGCCTACAAGAACGCAGACGGGCATCTCATCCGAAAAGCAGGTGTTATGGGTGTCGTTGTTCTCGGCGGCGTTGTTCGGCCCGGCGATAGCATCGACGTCTCGCTGCCACCTGTTCCGCACGCGCCGCTGGAGCGGGTCTAA
- a CDS encoding helix-turn-helix domain-containing protein — MRWEDLPEQQCSMARTSVVLGDRWTLVILSDVFLGVRRFDDFQKRLGISRTTLANRLKLLEEHGVLTQRQYQDKPPRSEYRLTEKGVGLYPAIIALLDWGDEHYSDAAGPPILRRHKTCGHDFRGVMHCSECGEAVSPRDVEARKREADERFPEVKRGPFTYAS, encoded by the coding sequence ATGAGATGGGAAGACCTCCCCGAGCAGCAATGTTCCATGGCCCGCACATCAGTTGTGCTCGGTGACCGGTGGACACTTGTCATTCTAAGTGATGTCTTTTTGGGCGTGCGCCGGTTCGATGATTTTCAAAAGCGCCTGGGCATTTCCCGCACCACTCTCGCAAATCGCCTGAAACTGCTTGAGGAGCACGGCGTGCTTACCCAGCGCCAGTATCAGGACAAGCCACCACGATCTGAGTATCGCCTGACCGAAAAAGGCGTTGGCCTCTACCCCGCCATCATCGCGCTGCTGGACTGGGGTGACGAGCACTATTCAGACGCAGCAGGCCCGCCAATCCTGCGCCGTCACAAGACCTGCGGCCATGATTTCCGCGGCGTCATGCATTGCAGCGAGTGCGGTGAGGCCGTCAGCCCGCGCGACGTCGAGGCGCGAAAGCGCGAGGCCGATGAACGCTTTCCGGAAGTCAAACGCGGGCCTTTTACATACGCATCGTGA
- a CDS encoding MarR family winged helix-turn-helix transcriptional regulator yields MSKTKRSGGDPRVFFLLQQANASLFRAADALIREREGILTAHQVILFALDADDGLTMSDLATRVGMSRTRLTNLLDTLEEKNLVRRAQSEADGRVFNVMIEKSGRDLIGRSRSQVRDMNEKLLEPFDKAERETIGAFLTHVVRTSKSLA; encoded by the coding sequence TTGTCAAAAACAAAGCGTTCCGGCGGTGACCCTCGTGTTTTCTTTCTCCTCCAGCAGGCCAATGCCTCCCTGTTTCGTGCAGCGGACGCCCTCATTCGCGAACGCGAGGGCATTTTGACAGCACATCAGGTGATCCTCTTCGCACTTGATGCTGACGATGGCCTCACAATGTCTGACCTTGCGACAAGGGTTGGTATGTCGCGAACACGACTGACCAATCTTCTAGACACTCTGGAAGAAAAGAATCTTGTGCGCCGTGCCCAGTCTGAAGCGGACGGACGCGTATTCAATGTCATGATCGAAAAGTCAGGCCGCGACCTTATCGGGCGCAGCAGGTCGCAGGTCAGAGACATGAATGAGAAATTGCTGGAACCGTTTGACAAAGCCGAACGTGAAACAATCGGCGCATTCCTAACTCATGTTGTCAGAACGTCGAAGTCGCTGGCCTAG
- a CDS encoding SDR family NAD(P)-dependent oxidoreductase: protein MTNHVENKVIVVTGAGGGFGRLVAQKASALGAKIVCADIDEAALAETVKQVTDAGGSATGITTNVADLEQMRAMAKHAVDTYGAIDVMINNAGTMPLAFFADHAAAAEQWSRCIDVNIKGVLNGVSAVYDQMMAQGRGHVINLSSIYGNFPVLGSGVYQATKTAVNYLSESLRVEAQGKIKVTIIKPTGVPGTALGTGVVNPDAVVGILGQNALSYGETMGQYAEGQLSPAQADPDSAEYAVLDPGYIADAIVMVIDQPWGVSLGDVTIRATGDGYIL, encoded by the coding sequence GTGACAAATCATGTGGAAAACAAGGTCATTGTGGTGACCGGCGCAGGTGGCGGCTTTGGCCGCCTGGTGGCGCAAAAGGCGTCGGCACTCGGCGCGAAGATCGTCTGTGCCGACATTGATGAAGCCGCGCTCGCTGAAACGGTGAAGCAGGTGACCGATGCAGGCGGTAGCGCCACCGGCATTACCACCAATGTGGCAGACCTCGAGCAGATGCGCGCCATGGCGAAGCACGCCGTGGACACATACGGCGCCATCGACGTGATGATCAACAATGCGGGTACTATGCCGCTGGCCTTTTTCGCTGATCATGCAGCGGCAGCTGAGCAATGGTCGCGCTGCATCGACGTCAACATCAAGGGCGTGCTCAACGGCGTGTCGGCTGTTTACGACCAGATGATGGCGCAGGGCCGTGGCCATGTGATCAACTTGTCGTCGATCTACGGCAATTTTCCTGTGCTTGGCTCCGGCGTCTATCAGGCCACCAAGACGGCAGTGAATTACCTGTCTGAATCTCTGCGCGTCGAAGCACAGGGCAAGATCAAGGTCACCATCATCAAGCCAACGGGCGTGCCAGGCACAGCCCTTGGGACGGGCGTCGTCAATCCTGACGCTGTCGTCGGCATTCTCGGCCAGAACGCGCTGAGCTATGGCGAGACCATGGGGCAATACGCTGAAGGCCAGTTGTCACCCGCGCAAGCTGACCCGGACAGTGCCGAATATGCGGTACTGGATCCCGGCTATATCGCTGATGCCATCGTGATGGTCATCGACCAGCCCTGGGGCGTGTCTCTGGGGGACGTCACCATCCGCGCCACGGGCGACGGCTACATACTCTAA
- a CDS encoding SDR family oxidoreductase, whose protein sequence is MQIDSTTAAVVTGGASGLGKASAQALGDAGVKVAIFDLNEEAGEAMAKSIGGIFCKVDVTDEESVVAGFEKARAAHGQERICVHCAMTSKGGKKTVGRNRETGEFMRFPTEDYAYSINGILVASYRVASLSALGMASLEPNEDGERGVITLTASVAAQDAQMGQVGYGSGKAGVNGLVLPMARDMMDLGIRVNSIMPGIFATPPMQAAPPKVLQGLSASVPFPKRLGNPPEFASFVMELVRNTYFNGQAIRLDGGIRMPPR, encoded by the coding sequence ATGCAGATAGACAGCACAACAGCTGCCGTTGTGACCGGCGGCGCATCGGGATTGGGCAAGGCCAGCGCGCAGGCATTGGGTGATGCGGGCGTCAAGGTCGCGATCTTTGATCTTAACGAAGAGGCCGGTGAGGCCATGGCCAAATCCATTGGCGGCATCTTCTGCAAGGTCGATGTGACTGACGAGGAAAGCGTGGTTGCCGGATTTGAAAAAGCCCGCGCCGCCCATGGTCAGGAACGCATCTGTGTCCACTGCGCCATGACCTCAAAGGGCGGCAAGAAGACCGTCGGGCGCAACCGGGAAACCGGTGAGTTCATGCGTTTTCCAACCGAAGACTATGCCTACTCCATCAATGGCATTCTTGTGGCCAGCTATCGGGTGGCATCTCTGTCGGCCCTGGGCATGGCGTCGCTCGAGCCCAATGAAGATGGAGAACGCGGCGTCATCACGCTGACGGCGTCTGTTGCCGCACAGGACGCGCAGATGGGCCAGGTCGGCTACGGCTCCGGCAAGGCTGGCGTGAATGGCCTGGTGTTGCCCATGGCCCGCGATATGATGGATCTGGGCATTCGCGTGAACTCGATCATGCCCGGCATCTTCGCCACACCACCCATGCAGGCCGCGCCGCCGAAAGTGTTGCAGGGCCTGTCAGCGTCAGTGCCGTTCCCAAAACGTCTGGGCAACCCGCCGGAGTTTGCCAGCTTCGTAATGGAGCTGGTCCGAAACACATACTTCAATGGACAGGCCATCCGCCTGGACGGCGGCATTCGCATGCCCCCGCGCTAG